In Segatella copri, the DNA window GTAGAAAACTACGTAACTACAGAGAAGAACGGTGCAACGGTAGAGATTCCAGCCAGCTCGCTGAATATCATCCGTTTGAAATAACAGACTACATCCAGGGCAGGATGCCCTGGGATCCATATATAGGTAATAACATTTTGAATAGTTGATAAGAAAGTTAGTTAGAAAAGAGAAGGCGGCAACCTGCGTGATGCAGTTTGCCGCCTCGTTTTTTATCTGTCGGCAAAAAAATAATAAAAGCCTATATTGGCTCAAATCTGAATATAGGTTTCTTTATCATTTCGGGTTGAAGATACATCAACATATAGATAGGGTAATAGAGAATCTTGTCTACAACCTGCACATTGCCATTAGAGAAAACTATGGCACGAGGAATAGCGTACTCCTCATTGTTCATCACATTAGAGAGTGCATTATGACGTTTATAATCCTTGCCTGACTTGATTTCTATCGGCAAGACCTTACCTCTGTCTTCTATAACAAAGTCCAGTTCCCCCTGCTTCTTATTATTGAAATAATAAAGATTATAACCGTGAGCACGTAATTCTTGCGCTGCAAAATTCTCATAAATGGCTCCATTGTTGATTTCTGTTGTACCCGTAAGTAAATCGATTGCTATATTGACAGCATACTGGCTTGCCAACAACCCCACATCGTTCATGAACAACTTAAATAAATTGCGCTGTTCACCAAGTTTTAAAGGCAAGCGAGGTTCTTCTACATTATAAGTAGGGAGCGCCACACCAGCATCGGCTAGCCATAAAAAAGAATTTCTATAACGCTCAAATTTTGCCTTCTCATTTAATGCCTTCAAAATAAAACGCTTGTTCTTGGCATTCAGTTCTGAAGGTATCAAGTCGAATATATCTTTGATATACAGCTTGTTCTTCGGGTCATACTTGGCTATATCCTTTCCGTAGAGGTGCATGATTTCTCGTTGTGCCTCACGCACTATCTGTAAATTATTCGTATTAATATACTTTTGGACAGCCTCAGGCATTCCTCCTACAATAAGATAAAGATGAATGAGATCATTCAGCTTATTATGCACAACCTCATCCACCACCTTGCATTGCTCATAGCACTCCCTGACATGAGCCATTACTCCAGTACTCATCCCTACAGCCTCAGCAAATTCCTCAAAATCGAGAGGAAACATCTCTTTTTCTGCCATATAACCAACAGGTACACTACGGATATCCTTCAACTCTACCCCTAACAACGAGCCACTCATTACATAGCGATAGCTACCCTCTTCTACCAGGAATTTGATGGCAGTAACCATCTCCGGACATTCCTGCACCTCATCAAAGAATACCAGAGTTGTGCCTGGAATAAGTTTTTTCTCAGCCAAGGCAGAAAGGCGCAGGAGGATTTCCTTAGCATCAGAAGGAGACTTAAAAGCCTCTCTATACTTAGGATTATTGAGGAAATTGAACTCCACTACATCCGCAAAGCATTCCTTTCCAACCTTCCGGATAGCGAAGGTTTTACCTACCTGGCGAGCGCCTGAAACGAGAAGAGCTTTTTTCTCCATTTCGAAAAAATTGCGTAAATAGCTGTATATCTTTCTGTTAAGCATATCTATATTACTTTTTCTTACCATAATTTATAGGCTTTACGGAACTTTTCCAACCTATTTTAGACTAGAAAAAGGAGCTTTTCCAACCCTTTTTGGGGTGTTTTCTACCACTTTTCCAACTTCTAGCCGCTGCAAAGATACCATTTTTTTCCGAAACTCCTCTATTTAAACAAGAATATTTTCTCTAAATATCACCAATCAAAATAATTTTGAAAAATATGTCTTTTAATTAACCGAAAACATAATTGAAGAGTAGGAAGATGCTCAGGATATACAGCGTAGGATTCAGATCCTTGAACTTGCCCACCATCATCTTGATCAATACATAGCTCAGAATACCAAGGCAGATGCCATCGGCAATACTGTAGCAGAGTACCATCGTAATCATCGTGATAAAGGCAGGGAATGACTCGGAGATATCTTCCAACTCAATCTTCTTGAACGAATCGATCATCAATACACCCACCATTACCAGGGCACCACTGGTGGCTGCGCTCGGAATCAGGAGGAAGATTGGAGCCAGGAAGATGCTCAGGATAAACATCAAACCCACAAAGAAAGATGTCAAGCCCGACTTACCACCCTCGGCAACGCCCGAAGCACTCTCCACATAAGTGGTAATGGTAGAGCTACCCAGCAATGCACCGGCTGTAGTACCGATGGCATCACTCATCATCGCCTCCTTCACACCCGGAATCTCGCCCTTCTCATTTTCCTTGACACCGAGTTTGGAAACCAATCCCAGAACTGTTCCGATGGTATCGAAGATGTTGACAAGCAACAGCGAGAAAACCACCATGAACATCTTTGGGGTAAAGAAGCCGGTGAAATCGAACTGGCAGAAGATAGGAGCAATGCTGTGAGGGGTAGATACCGGCATCCAGTTG includes these proteins:
- a CDS encoding ATP-binding protein, which produces MEKKALLVSGARQVGKTFAIRKVGKECFADVVEFNFLNNPKYREAFKSPSDAKEILLRLSALAEKKLIPGTTLVFFDEVQECPEMVTAIKFLVEEGSYRYVMSGSLLGVELKDIRSVPVGYMAEKEMFPLDFEEFAEAVGMSTGVMAHVRECYEQCKVVDEVVHNKLNDLIHLYLIVGGMPEAVQKYINTNNLQIVREAQREIMHLYGKDIAKYDPKNKLYIKDIFDLIPSELNAKNKRFILKALNEKAKFERYRNSFLWLADAGVALPTYNVEEPRLPLKLGEQRNLFKLFMNDVGLLASQYAVNIAIDLLTGTTEINNGAIYENFAAQELRAHGYNLYYFNNKKQGELDFVIEDRGKVLPIEIKSGKDYKRHNALSNVMNNEEYAIPRAIVFSNGNVQVVDKILYYPIYMLMYLQPEMIKKPIFRFEPI
- a CDS encoding NCS2 family permease; amino-acid sequence: MNKLKALLGFDPKTTTVKTELIAGMTTFLTMCYILAVNPTILATTGMDKGALFTATAIASAIATFLLAFMAKLPFAQAPSMGLNAFFAFTLCQAMGLTWQQALAVLLVEGIIFLAITFLNIRDKILECIPKNLRFAISAGIGMFIAFIGLKNAGIITANADTFVQLGKFTPVSILGLISILLCGCLMARRVKGSLFIAIIISTLIGIPMGVTQFSDNWMPVSTPHSIAPIFCQFDFTGFFTPKMFMVVFSLLLVNIFDTIGTVLGLVSKLGVKENEKGEIPGVKEAMMSDAIGTTAGALLGSSTITTYVESASGVAEGGKSGLTSFFVGLMFILSIFLAPIFLLIPSAATSGALVMVGVLMIDSFKKIELEDISESFPAFITMITMVLCYSIADGICLGILSYVLIKMMVGKFKDLNPTLYILSIFLLFNYVFG